From Pirellulales bacterium:
AGGTATTTGAGAATTCTGGCGAATTCGGCTACGAGTGAATTGACCTGCACAGCGGGGATTAGTCACTCCGCCAACGCCTGCGTAAGCAATTCCCACAACGCATCCAGCGACTGGGGCAACACCTGCACACCGGCTGTAACGGGCATAAAGTTTTGATCACCGGCCCAGCGGGGAACAATATGCCAGTGCAGGTGTCCCGGCACCCCCGCCCCTGCCACGGCACCCAGGTTGAGCCCGATATTTGTCCCCCCGCAACGGAGTTGCTGTTCTAAAACCTGGGTTAAACGGGTCAAGAGCGGCAAGGTCGCCTGTTGTTCGGCGGGAGTCAGGTCCGGTAAACCCGCCACATGCCGCCGGGGAGCAATAAGCAGGTGGCCGTTATTATAGGGGTAACGATTGAGCACCACGACCAATTCCGCCGAACGCCATACGGTAAGCGTGTCATGCAGATCGGGGTCTACCGCCGCGCGGCATAAAAAGCAGCCCTGATCCGCCTTGTCCAGCCAGTGTAAGTGACTAAGGTCGGGCGGTTCGGGCTTGTCCAGTAAATAGCCCAATCGCCAGGGGGCCCATAGGTGTTCTGTTGGCATTGGCTAGTTAATATCTACAAATGGACGGTGTTCGG
This genomic window contains:
- a CDS encoding HIT domain-containing protein; translation: MPTEHLWAPWRLGYLLDKPEPPDLSHLHWLDKADQGCFLCRAAVDPDLHDTLTVWRSAELVVVLNRYPYNNGHLLIAPRRHVAGLPDLTPAEQQATLPLLTRLTQVLEQQLRCGGTNIGLNLGAVAGAGVPGHLHWHIVPRWAGDQNFMPVTAGVQVLPQSLDALWELLTQALAE